From the genome of Cytobacillus firmus, one region includes:
- a CDS encoding Spx/MgsR family RNA polymerase-binding regulatory protein: MSQLTFFTYPSCTSCRKTKKWLTSHSIDFEERHLFRETPSPRELLKILSLTTSGLDEILATRSQTYKELGENLEELSLSEVVQMVIKEPKLLRRPILTNGDKIVIGYNPDAFKNMAK, encoded by the coding sequence ATGAGCCAATTGACATTTTTCACATATCCCAGCTGTACTTCCTGCAGAAAGACGAAAAAATGGCTGACATCCCATTCAATTGATTTTGAAGAAAGGCATCTCTTCAGGGAGACTCCATCACCAAGAGAATTATTAAAAATCCTTTCTTTAACAACAAGCGGCCTTGATGAGATTCTCGCGACCCGCAGCCAGACCTATAAAGAACTGGGAGAGAACCTTGAGGAATTATCATTATCAGAAGTGGTGCAAATGGTTATTAAGGAGCCAAAACTGCTGCGGAGGCCGATTCTGACAAACGGAGATAAGATTGTTATAGGCTATAATCCGGATGCATTTAAGAATATGGCTAAATAG
- a CDS encoding helix-turn-helix transcriptional regulator, whose protein sequence is MEQTLKITNVLSDPTRYYIYQYITKRHKDVTVQEIADNFSIHPNVARLHLSKLEDVNMLVSETKKTGKGGRPSRLYRLSDDVVQLHFPYRDYQLLAKIAMETMLDLGEEGRKALYATGKKFGSELIGQELKRYGNTDQLTFEQKLNILKHAADLSGFHPEFDANEEKTIVYFQIYNCPFKEVAARHAEPVCNMHYEFLKGMFESLFDSIQLVEKQNMLTGCDSCAYKAIVGN, encoded by the coding sequence ATGGAGCAAACATTAAAAATAACAAATGTGTTATCCGATCCAACCCGCTATTATATTTATCAATACATTACTAAACGGCATAAAGATGTTACTGTGCAGGAGATTGCAGATAATTTCAGCATCCATCCCAATGTTGCAAGGCTGCATTTATCCAAGCTTGAAGATGTAAATATGCTTGTTTCTGAAACAAAAAAAACGGGCAAAGGCGGAAGGCCCAGCCGGTTATATCGGTTGTCTGATGATGTTGTTCAGCTGCATTTCCCTTACAGGGATTATCAGCTGCTGGCCAAAATAGCCATGGAAACAATGCTTGACTTAGGTGAAGAAGGACGAAAAGCACTGTATGCAACAGGGAAGAAGTTTGGCAGTGAACTGATCGGGCAAGAGCTTAAACGGTATGGAAACACAGATCAGCTTACTTTTGAACAGAAATTAAACATCTTAAAGCATGCTGCCGATTTGTCAGGTTTTCACCCTGAATTTGATGCAAATGAGGAAAAGACCATCGTCTATTTCCAAATTTATAATTGCCCATTTAAAGAGGTTGCAGCCCGGCATGCTGAACCAGTCTGCAATATGCATTATGAATTTTTAAAGGGGATGTTTGAAAGTCTGTTTGATTCCATTCAACTGGTGGAAAAGCAGAATATGCTCACTGGCTGTGATTCGTGCGCATACAAAGCAATTGTTGGAAATTAA
- a CDS encoding DUF2626 domain-containing protein, producing MDRMYRVLGFWTGIFAVMFYLGDMYTTSLIFFGQTGFFLLLSYLKLSERMYIYVFGAYLTVFFVGFTYWSTFMMTPGAGGH from the coding sequence ATGGATCGTATGTACAGAGTATTAGGATTCTGGACGGGAATTTTCGCTGTTATGTTCTACCTTGGCGATATGTATACAACGTCCCTTATTTTCTTCGGCCAAACAGGATTTTTCCTGCTTTTAAGCTACTTAAAGCTTTCCGAACGTATGTATATTTATGTTTTTGGAGCATACTTAACTGTTTTCTTCGTAGGCTTCACTTACTGGTCAACATTTATGATGACACCTGGTGCCGGCGGCCACTAA
- a CDS encoding class I SAM-dependent methyltransferase: MLNLLINYIENTPQKMISYADYIQQALYHSEYGYYMKDDEKIGPGGDFITTSNVSDIYGRTISKWFHQLAGKNKLPFQVCEIGGGNGRFAKAFLDEWNLNSDEEIHYYIFETSPYHRKLQQDQIIFSEHIRQIDSWNEISPFCGLIFSNELFDALPVHVVEKTNDQLTEIMVTVKDGKLAEQAVPLANRDISLYLEESGLSLSEGQRIEIPLQMEQMIKSISAALNKGFVLTADYGYTDEEWQEPIRRDGSLRGYYKHSLIPNVLEHPGEMDITSHIHFDSLIRLGEKEGLNFHFMMRQDEFLLSAGILQELENHYDPNPFSPVSKRNRAIRSLITPSGMSAAFHLILQGKKIGGK; this comes from the coding sequence ATGCTGAATTTACTAATAAATTATATAGAAAATACTCCTCAAAAAATGATCAGCTATGCTGACTATATCCAGCAGGCCCTTTATCATTCCGAATATGGATACTATATGAAAGATGATGAAAAAATTGGGCCGGGGGGAGATTTTATTACAACCAGCAATGTTTCTGATATATATGGTAGGACCATATCAAAATGGTTTCATCAATTGGCAGGGAAAAATAAGCTGCCTTTTCAGGTCTGTGAAATAGGGGGCGGAAATGGACGCTTTGCAAAAGCTTTCCTTGATGAGTGGAATCTTAATTCTGATGAAGAGATTCATTATTATATCTTTGAAACAAGCCCCTATCACAGGAAGCTGCAGCAGGATCAGATAATATTTTCCGAACATATCAGACAAATAGATAGCTGGAACGAGATTTCTCCATTTTGCGGCCTGATTTTTTCAAATGAGCTGTTCGATGCCTTGCCTGTACATGTGGTTGAAAAAACAAATGATCAATTGACTGAAATTATGGTAACCGTAAAAGACGGAAAGCTTGCAGAACAAGCTGTACCATTAGCAAATAGAGATATTTCCTTATACCTTGAAGAAAGCGGTTTGTCACTTAGTGAAGGCCAAAGAATTGAAATCCCTCTGCAAATGGAGCAGATGATCAAGAGTATCTCTGCTGCTCTGAATAAAGGGTTTGTTCTGACTGCCGATTATGGCTATACAGATGAGGAATGGCAGGAACCGATTAGAAGGGATGGAAGTCTCAGAGGTTATTACAAGCATTCTTTAATTCCTAATGTACTCGAGCACCCTGGCGAGATGGATATAACCAGCCATATTCATTTTGATTCCCTGATCCGATTGGGAGAGAAAGAAGGGCTGAATTTTCATTTTATGATGAGACAGGATGAATTCCTGCTGTCTGCAGGCATTTTACAGGAGCTTGAAAATCATTATGATCCTAATCCGTTTTCTCCTGTCAGCAAAAGAAACAGGGCAATAAGAAGTCTGATAACGCCTTCAGGCATGAGTGCAGCATTTCACCTGATCCTGCAGGGGAAAAAAATAGGTGGAAAATAA
- a CDS encoding MBL fold metallo-hydrolase, translating into MEWNQIPLGPLQTNCYVLSNENKDCLIFDPGEESGKLSGIIEQKGLKPLAVILTHAHFDHIGAVDEIRDAFSIPVYIHEKEAAWLPDPALNGSHLFKIGKLIKARPADHIITAEQELSIGEFTFNILETPGHSPGSVSLYFRDAGLVVAGDALFSGSIGRTDLPGGNHQQLLESIHNKLLSMPEDTEVLPGHGPVTTIGREMDSNPFLNGF; encoded by the coding sequence ATGGAATGGAATCAGATCCCTCTTGGCCCATTGCAAACAAACTGTTATGTCCTTTCGAATGAAAACAAAGATTGTTTAATCTTTGATCCGGGTGAAGAGAGCGGAAAACTGAGCGGCATTATCGAACAAAAAGGACTGAAACCTCTTGCTGTCATACTTACTCATGCCCATTTTGATCATATTGGCGCTGTAGACGAAATAAGAGATGCATTTTCTATCCCAGTATACATACATGAAAAAGAAGCAGCGTGGCTTCCGGATCCAGCCTTAAATGGTTCTCACCTATTTAAAATAGGCAAGCTGATAAAAGCAAGGCCTGCCGACCATATTATAACAGCTGAACAAGAGTTGAGCATAGGTGAATTTACCTTTAACATTCTGGAGACACCAGGCCATTCTCCAGGGAGTGTTTCTCTGTATTTTAGAGATGCTGGTCTTGTGGTGGCCGGTGACGCGCTGTTCAGCGGAAGCATCGGACGCACAGATCTGCCGGGCGGCAATCATCAGCAGCTCCTTGAAAGTATACATAATAAGCTTTTGTCAATGCCTGAAGATACAGAAGTGCTTCCTGGACACGGACCGGTTACGACAATTGGCCGGGAAATGGATTCAAATCCATTTCTGAATGGATTCTGA
- a CDS encoding DUF2759 domain-containing protein, which produces MGLPIIFALVAVLAAFGAFSALKNKNFLGLVFAVGTLAVFGWFSVMTLINSGYPAVH; this is translated from the coding sequence ATGGGACTACCAATCATTTTTGCATTAGTCGCAGTTCTTGCAGCATTTGGTGCATTTAGTGCACTGAAAAACAAGAACTTCCTTGGCTTGGTTTTTGCTGTAGGAACACTTGCCGTTTTCGGATGGTTCTCTGTAATGACCTTAATTAACAGTGGATATCCTGCTGTTCACTAA
- a CDS encoding MTH1187 family thiamine-binding protein codes for MAIADVTVIPIGTETPSVSSYVADIQRVLQKYEESGTIRFQLTPMSTIIEGELPDLFEVIQAMHEVPFEKGLMRVATNIRIDDRRDVKRKMEEKVQRVESRLNV; via the coding sequence ATGGCAATTGCAGATGTTACAGTCATTCCAATTGGAACGGAAACACCAAGTGTCAGCAGTTATGTGGCTGACATTCAGCGTGTATTACAAAAGTACGAGGAAAGCGGCACAATCCGATTTCAGCTGACACCCATGAGTACCATTATTGAAGGGGAGCTTCCTGATTTGTTTGAAGTTATTCAGGCAATGCATGAAGTCCCTTTTGAAAAAGGCTTAATGAGAGTGGCGACAAATATCCGCATTGATGACAGAAGAGATGTTAAGAGGAAAATGGAAGAAAAGGTCCAAAGAGTTGAAAGCCGGCTAAATGTCTAA
- a CDS encoding M14 family metallopeptidase, translating into MKVKVRSGDSLWYYSQLFMMPVNLIADANPGINPESLKIGQEINIPGFTLLNYTVKSGDTFWKLSSSRNLSVDALLLVNQSLNPNSLIPGTAIKLPRRVISPIVSGRRNYDYKALTADISMLADIYPFIKVNTIGQSVLGKPIQEIRLGKGNKKVQINASFHANEWITTPILMALLNTYLLSITNVRPIRGVSTMPLYNSVDLSVVPMVNPDGVDLVLNGPPAEVREEVISINRGSTDFTGWKANIRGVDLNNQFPAKWDFEKQRSEQSSPAPRDYLGEAPLTEPEAIAMAELARDNQFDRMLAFHTQGAEFYWGFEGMEPPESEVIAQEFERVSGYRAVQYIDSFAGYKDWFIQDFRMPGFTIELGRGINPLPLSQYDDIYEEVLGIFLASLYM; encoded by the coding sequence ATGAAAGTCAAAGTCCGCTCAGGAGATTCCTTATGGTATTACAGTCAGCTCTTTATGATGCCAGTCAATCTCATTGCTGATGCTAATCCCGGGATTAATCCTGAATCACTAAAAATAGGCCAGGAAATTAACATTCCCGGCTTTACATTACTAAATTATACGGTTAAGTCAGGTGACACCTTTTGGAAGCTGAGTTCTTCACGCAACCTCTCTGTGGATGCTCTTCTCCTGGTCAATCAATCCCTTAATCCGAACAGCCTGATCCCTGGTACAGCTATAAAACTGCCGAGGCGCGTCATTTCCCCAATTGTATCAGGCAGGAGGAATTATGATTATAAAGCATTAACAGCTGATATCTCCATGCTGGCAGATATTTATCCGTTTATAAAAGTAAATACAATTGGCCAGAGTGTTCTTGGAAAGCCGATTCAGGAAATACGGTTGGGAAAAGGGAATAAGAAAGTGCAAATCAATGCCTCTTTTCATGCGAATGAATGGATTACGACCCCTATATTAATGGCTTTGTTGAACACTTATCTTTTATCCATTACAAATGTCCGGCCGATAAGAGGAGTTTCAACAATGCCTTTGTATAATTCGGTTGACCTTTCCGTAGTGCCAATGGTGAACCCTGACGGGGTTGACCTGGTTTTGAATGGGCCTCCAGCGGAAGTCAGGGAGGAAGTTATTTCAATAAATAGGGGCAGCACTGATTTCACAGGCTGGAAGGCTAATATTAGAGGGGTTGATTTAAATAATCAGTTTCCTGCCAAATGGGACTTTGAGAAACAGAGAAGTGAACAAAGCAGCCCGGCACCAAGAGATTATCTTGGCGAAGCCCCGTTAACGGAACCGGAAGCCATAGCGATGGCGGAACTGGCAAGAGATAATCAATTCGATCGGATGCTGGCCTTCCATACACAAGGTGCAGAGTTTTATTGGGGATTTGAGGGAATGGAGCCTCCGGAATCGGAGGTAATCGCGCAAGAGTTCGAGCGTGTCAGCGGATATAGGGCAGTCCAGTACATTGATAGCTTTGCCGGTTATAAGGATTGGTTTATACAGGATTTCCGGATGCCGGGATTCACAATTGAATTGGGAAGAGGCATTAATCCGCTGCCCCTGTCACAGTATGATGATATTTATGAAGAGGTGCTCGGCATTTTTCTTGCATCGCTTTATATGTGA
- a CDS encoding ROK family glucokinase, whose product MAEKWLVGVDLGGTTTKLAFINYYGEIIHKWEIPTDNSEEGKNITINIAKAIDHKLDELDLSKDKIIGIGMGAPGPVNLATGVVYNTVNLGWKDNYPLKDLLEVETSLPVIIDNDANCAALGEMWKGAGNGAKDLVCVTLGTGVGGGVIANGDIVQGVSGAAGEIGHITSIPVGGAQCNCGKTGCLETIASATGIVRQALESLESGGEGALSQLYKANGFITAKDVFDSARNGDETSLLTVNNTAMHLGLALANIANTLNPEKIVLGGGVSRAGDILLKPVIANFIKFAFPGVKESTVIDIATLGNDAGVIGAAWLAKNK is encoded by the coding sequence TTGGCAGAAAAATGGCTGGTAGGGGTAGATTTAGGCGGAACAACAACAAAGCTTGCTTTTATTAACTACTATGGGGAAATAATTCATAAATGGGAAATTCCCACGGATAATAGTGAAGAAGGAAAAAATATTACTATAAATATAGCTAAAGCCATCGACCATAAGTTAGATGAATTGGATTTAAGCAAGGATAAAATTATCGGCATTGGCATGGGGGCGCCGGGTCCAGTAAATCTGGCAACAGGAGTTGTATATAACACTGTTAATTTAGGCTGGAAAGATAATTACCCGCTGAAGGATCTGCTTGAAGTGGAAACATCACTTCCAGTCATTATTGATAATGATGCTAACTGTGCTGCCCTTGGGGAAATGTGGAAGGGTGCCGGAAATGGTGCTAAAGATCTGGTCTGTGTAACACTTGGAACAGGTGTCGGCGGAGGCGTAATTGCCAACGGAGATATTGTGCAGGGAGTCAGCGGAGCTGCAGGTGAAATAGGCCATATTACGTCCATTCCTGTTGGCGGGGCACAGTGTAATTGCGGCAAAACTGGCTGCCTTGAAACAATTGCATCTGCTACAGGCATTGTCCGGCAGGCTCTGGAAAGCCTGGAATCTGGCGGAGAAGGGGCTCTATCTCAATTGTACAAGGCCAACGGGTTTATTACCGCAAAAGATGTTTTTGATTCTGCAAGGAATGGGGATGAAACATCACTTCTGACAGTCAATAATACAGCTATGCACCTTGGCTTGGCACTGGCAAATATTGCGAATACGTTAAATCCTGAGAAAATAGTATTGGGCGGTGGAGTTTCCAGAGCAGGAGATATACTGCTTAAGCCGGTTATTGCAAATTTCATTAAATTTGCGTTTCCAGGAGTGAAGGAGTCAACAGTCATTGATATTGCGACATTGGGCAATGATGCTGGAGTAATTGGTGCAGCCTGGCTGGCAAAAAATAAGTAA
- a CDS encoding YqgQ family protein — MKTIYDIQQFLKKYGTIIYIGDREADLELMAAELTELYDSQLIDVKDYQSSILILRTEIQNLKENK, encoded by the coding sequence ATGAAAACCATTTATGATATACAGCAGTTTCTAAAGAAATACGGAACTATCATCTACATAGGGGATCGGGAAGCTGATTTGGAGCTTATGGCTGCTGAATTAACAGAGCTATATGACTCCCAGCTTATTGATGTAAAAGATTATCAGAGCAGCATCTTGATCCTGCGGACGGAAATTCAGAATCTTAAAGAGAATAAATAG
- a CDS encoding spore germination protein — MEQNAEVGILEKARREPVKVSLKDNIEYLRDALGVEKSFDVIQLDVEYAEREMALYLVDGFVKDDILHYLMKMLAGLDAAQLEGDTLSRLIKTYIPYVEVETTDDLDKVVDMVLAGPTALVVDGIDEVILIDARTYPVRGPQEPDIERVVRGSRDGFVETLVFNTALTRRRIRDRTLRMEYMQVGRRSKTDIVVSYIEDIADPDMVKKIKESISKIDTDGLPMAEKSIEEFISGRHWNPYPMVRYTERPDTAATHLYEGHVCIIVDGSPSVIITPTTFWHHLQHAEEYRNKPLVGAYLRFVRFLAVWASIFLLPLWYLFAIEPQLLPDALSYIGPNDTGELPLVVQFLMIELGLDMLRMAAIHTPSALATALGLVAALMIGQVAVEVGLFINEVILYLAIAAIGTFSTPSYEMSLANRLIRIGLLISTSIFHTYGYVVGILLMIIMLARMKSFGVPYLWPFIPFNLRAFRDVLLRSPIPLKNRRPRFLHPKDPDR, encoded by the coding sequence ATGGAACAGAATGCTGAGGTGGGGATTTTGGAGAAAGCGAGAAGAGAGCCTGTAAAGGTTTCTCTAAAAGATAATATTGAGTATCTTAGAGATGCTCTTGGTGTTGAAAAAAGCTTTGATGTGATTCAGCTTGATGTTGAATATGCAGAAAGGGAAATGGCTTTATATCTGGTAGACGGCTTTGTAAAAGATGACATTCTGCACTATCTGATGAAAATGCTTGCCGGCCTGGATGCAGCCCAGCTGGAAGGAGATACACTATCCAGACTGATAAAAACGTATATACCATACGTTGAAGTTGAAACAACTGATGACCTGGATAAAGTGGTGGATATGGTGCTGGCAGGGCCGACTGCTCTAGTCGTGGATGGTATCGATGAAGTAATTCTCATTGATGCACGTACATATCCGGTAAGAGGCCCTCAGGAGCCTGATATTGAACGTGTTGTCCGCGGCTCAAGGGATGGGTTTGTAGAAACACTCGTTTTTAATACAGCTTTAACGAGGAGAAGAATTAGGGACAGAACACTGCGCATGGAATATATGCAGGTGGGCAGACGTTCCAAGACAGATATTGTTGTCAGTTATATTGAAGACATTGCAGATCCGGATATGGTGAAGAAAATAAAGGAGTCTATCTCTAAAATTGATACTGATGGATTGCCGATGGCCGAAAAATCAATAGAGGAATTCATTTCAGGCCGCCATTGGAATCCGTATCCCATGGTAAGGTATACCGAAAGGCCTGATACGGCAGCAACCCACCTTTATGAAGGCCACGTCTGCATCATCGTCGATGGTTCGCCAAGTGTTATCATAACACCTACAACCTTCTGGCATCACCTGCAGCATGCTGAAGAGTACAGGAATAAGCCGCTTGTAGGCGCTTATTTGCGATTTGTCCGATTTTTAGCTGTATGGGCTTCCATTTTCCTTTTGCCATTATGGTATTTATTTGCGATAGAGCCGCAGCTGCTTCCTGATGCATTATCCTATATCGGGCCCAATGACACGGGAGAGCTGCCATTAGTCGTTCAGTTCCTGATGATAGAGCTTGGTCTTGATATGCTTAGGATGGCTGCAATCCATACACCTTCCGCCCTGGCCACTGCATTGGGACTCGTGGCGGCCCTGATGATTGGTCAGGTAGCAGTTGAAGTGGGTTTGTTTATAAATGAAGTCATTCTTTATTTAGCGATAGCGGCAATTGGTACATTTTCAACCCCAAGCTATGAAATGAGCCTGGCAAACAGGCTGATAAGAATCGGTCTGCTGATATCAACCAGTATTTTTCATACCTACGGCTATGTAGTTGGCATCCTGCTGATGATTATCATGCTTGCCAGAATGAAGTCTTTTGGAGTGCCCTATTTATGGCCGTTCATCCCTTTTAATCTGAGAGCATTCAGGGATGTATTGCTAAGGTCACCAATACCATTGAAGAACAGGCGGCCGCGTTTCCTGCATCCAAAGGATCCGGACCGCTGA
- a CDS encoding rhomboid family intramembrane serine protease, producing MAVQEDYVFWKLADYFISDHGYRMIQLSGDQDELWLERMEDKNIKAIRLLKYDLDWSNWMQRDIEVTAEKAESVRKQLGKREMPVLNIYVSAYLPVDDYEFRITDPFMPENGKASVQSMIIESGKPESLHAVEEIFEKPLTLPSGNYTEMDADALKHTALSKAVKTAKKEKEMFNFGKPFFTYIFMVIQVAVFLLLEAMGGSTDTSTLIKYGAKFNPLILDGEWWRFLTPIVLHIGLLHLLMNTLALFYLGTTVERVYGNLRFLFIYLAAGFGGTLASFVFSPALSAGASGAIFGCFGALLYFGLIYPGLFFRTMGFNILVVLGINLAFGFTIPGIDNAGHIGGLIGGFLATGIVHFPKKKKPLLQLLFLAGTFCLAAGLMKYGFNEPGRLLNEQTAMVMAEEHINGEEFEKARLMLADFIEEGNASPEVYFLLSYTEIKVGRLKEAEEHLLYVIKGDASFHEAHYNLALIYLEEKQPEKARNHAQKAADLQPDQEEYQKLLNQIE from the coding sequence TTGGCTGTTCAAGAGGATTATGTATTTTGGAAACTTGCGGATTATTTCATATCTGACCACGGGTACAGAATGATTCAGTTATCTGGAGATCAGGATGAATTATGGCTTGAAAGGATGGAGGATAAAAACATAAAGGCAATCAGGCTCTTAAAATATGACCTTGACTGGAGCAATTGGATGCAGCGGGATATTGAAGTGACGGCCGAAAAAGCTGAATCGGTCAGGAAGCAGCTTGGAAAAAGGGAAATGCCGGTTTTAAATATCTATGTTTCTGCGTATCTGCCTGTTGATGACTATGAATTCCGCATCACAGACCCCTTCATGCCTGAAAATGGGAAAGCGTCTGTTCAAAGCATGATCATTGAATCCGGCAAACCGGAAAGCCTGCATGCGGTTGAAGAAATTTTCGAAAAACCGTTAACCCTTCCGTCCGGAAATTATACGGAAATGGATGCCGATGCCCTGAAGCATACTGCTCTTTCTAAAGCGGTAAAAACAGCAAAAAAAGAAAAGGAAATGTTCAATTTTGGGAAGCCTTTTTTCACGTATATATTTATGGTTATTCAAGTTGCTGTTTTTTTACTTTTGGAAGCAATGGGCGGCAGTACAGATACCTCGACGTTAATTAAGTATGGGGCTAAATTTAATCCATTAATTCTAGATGGGGAATGGTGGAGATTTTTAACCCCGATTGTCCTTCATATTGGATTGCTTCATTTACTAATGAATACACTTGCCTTATTTTATCTTGGAACCACAGTGGAACGTGTGTATGGAAATTTAAGATTCCTATTTATCTATTTGGCTGCTGGATTTGGCGGAACATTAGCCAGTTTTGTTTTTAGCCCTGCACTTTCAGCAGGGGCCAGCGGTGCTATTTTTGGCTGCTTTGGGGCACTTTTATATTTTGGGCTCATTTATCCAGGCCTTTTCTTCCGGACTATGGGTTTTAATATACTTGTTGTATTAGGAATCAACCTTGCATTTGGATTTACCATCCCGGGAATTGATAATGCCGGACATATAGGAGGGCTGATTGGCGGATTTCTTGCTACTGGCATTGTGCATTTTCCCAAGAAGAAAAAGCCATTGCTTCAGCTGCTGTTTTTAGCTGGAACATTCTGTCTGGCAGCCGGCTTGATGAAGTATGGATTCAATGAACCGGGAAGACTATTAAATGAACAAACAGCTATGGTAATGGCCGAGGAACATATCAATGGTGAAGAGTTTGAAAAGGCTCGTTTAATGCTTGCTGATTTTATTGAAGAAGGGAATGCTTCACCGGAAGTCTATTTTCTATTATCATATACTGAAATAAAAGTGGGGAGATTAAAAGAAGCAGAAGAGCACCTGCTTTATGTAATTAAGGGAGATGCTTCTTTTCATGAAGCACATTATAATCTTGCACTAATTTATTTAGAAGAAAAGCAGCCGGAAAAAGCAAGAAATCATGCACAAAAGGCCGCTGATCTTCAGCCGGATCAGGAGGAGTATCAAAAGCTGTTAAATCAAATAGAATAA
- a CDS encoding L-lactate dehydrogenase: MKNRVNRVVLIGTGFVGSSYAFALLNQGVTEEVVLIDLNKDKSEGDAMDLNHGMPFAPSPTSIWFGDYSDCKDADLIVITAGANQKPGETRLDLVEKNSKIFKGIVEHVMNSGFDGIFLVATNPVDILTYAVWKYSGLPKERVIGSGTILDTARFRFLLGEYFKVDTRNVHAYIIGEHGDTELPVWSHADIAGKSIEDWMKKEENYRQEDLNGLFLNVRDAAYHIIERKGATYYGIAMGLVRLTKAILQNENSVLTVSAYLDGEYGHEDVYIGVPAIVNRNGIRDIVELHLNTEEKNQFTHSVNVLKKTMEPILKD, from the coding sequence ATGAAAAATCGGGTAAACAGAGTGGTGCTGATCGGAACTGGATTCGTTGGATCAAGCTATGCGTTTGCACTATTAAATCAAGGTGTTACAGAAGAAGTGGTGCTGATTGATTTAAATAAGGATAAATCTGAAGGAGATGCCATGGACTTGAATCACGGCATGCCCTTTGCCCCTTCCCCAACATCGATCTGGTTTGGAGATTATTCCGATTGCAAAGATGCTGATTTGATTGTCATTACTGCAGGAGCGAATCAAAAACCCGGTGAGACCCGCCTGGATCTTGTAGAAAAAAATTCTAAAATCTTTAAAGGAATAGTTGAGCATGTCATGAACAGCGGTTTTGATGGCATTTTTCTGGTTGCGACAAATCCAGTGGATATTCTCACGTATGCTGTCTGGAAATACTCCGGGCTTCCAAAAGAAAGAGTAATTGGATCCGGAACGATATTGGATACGGCCAGATTCAGATTTCTGCTGGGTGAATATTTCAAGGTCGATACGAGAAATGTTCATGCTTATATAATTGGTGAACACGGAGATACTGAATTGCCTGTATGGAGCCATGCCGATATTGCAGGGAAAAGCATTGAAGACTGGATGAAGAAAGAAGAGAACTATAGGCAGGAAGATCTTAACGGGTTATTCCTTAATGTCAGAGATGCAGCTTATCATATTATCGAGCGAAAAGGTGCGACTTATTATGGAATAGCCATGGGTCTGGTCAGACTGACGAAAGCCATCCTTCAGAACGAAAATTCCGTCCTTACGGTGTCAGCTTATTTAGATGGTGAATATGGTCATGAGGATGTTTATATTGGGGTGCCTGCTATAGTCAATAGAAATGGCATTCGTGATATTGTTGAACTTCACCTAAACACCGAAGAGAAGAATCAGTTTACCCATTCAGTTAATGTTCTCAAGAAAACGATGGAACCAATATTGAAGGATTAA